A single window of Vigna radiata var. radiata cultivar VC1973A chromosome 4, Vradiata_ver6, whole genome shotgun sequence DNA harbors:
- the LOC106759196 gene encoding probable NOT transcription complex subunit VIP2 isoform X8 translates to MPSSLTSRNSTLNSLPTGGGVQQPSASLSSGRFASNNLPVALSQLSHGSSHGHSGVNSRGGISVIGNPGFNSSTNGVAGPIPGILPTSAAIGNRNAVPGLGVSPILGNAGPRITSSMGNMVGGGNIGRISSGGLSVPGLASRINLGGNAGSGGLGVQGQNRLISTVLPQGSPQVISMLGNSYPSAGGPLSQSHVQTVNNLNSMVMLNDVNSGDSSPFDINDFPQLTTHPSSAGGPQGQLGSLRKQGIGVSPIVQQNQEFSIQKEDFPALPGFKDYKNESLISLGGNADFAMDMYQKEQLHDNTVSMMQSQHFSQMGRSSGFSLGGSYPSHRTQQHTPSVSSNGVSFSSVNSQDLHLHGTDMFPSSHSTYHSQTSGPPGIGLRPLNSPNTGMGSYDQLIQQYQQQQNQSQFRLQQMSAANQSLRDQGMKSMQSAQSSPDPFGALGLFSVVHISDPDLKYLAHGIDLTTLGLNLNSSENLYKTFRSPWSDEPAKGDPEFSVLQCYYAKQPPALHQGYFLKFSVETLFYIFYSMPKDEAQLYAANELYKRGWFYHKEHRFWFIRVANMEPLVKTNTYERGSYHCFDPNTFETVRKDNFVLHYELVEKRPSLPQR, encoded by the exons ATGCCTAGTTCACTTACATCAAGAAACTCAACGTTAAATAGTTTACCAACTGGGGGAGGAGTTCAACAACCTTCAGCAAGCCTTTCAAGTGGACGATTTGCATCAAATAATCTACCCGTTGCTCTGTCACAG CTATCTCATGGAAGTTCCCATGGACATTCAGGAGTCAACAGTAGAGGAGGTATAAGTGTTATAGGAAATCCTGGATTTAATAGTAGCACAAATGGAGTTGCTGGTCCTATTCCTGGGATTCTTCCAACTTCTGCTGCAATTGGTAACCGAAATGCTGTTCCAGGATTGGGAGTATCCCCAATTTTGGGAAATGCAGGTCCTCGAATCACTAGTTCGATGGGAAACATGGTTGGTGGGGGGAACATTGGGAGGATAAGCTCTGGAGGATTGTCTGTTCCTGGCCTCGCTTCTCGTATAAATTTAGGTGGAAATGCTGGATCTGGTGGTTTAGGTGTGCAAGGACAGAATCGATTGATAAGTACTGTTCTTCCACAAG GATCTCCACAGGTAATTTCAATGCTAGGAAATTCCTATCCTAGTGCTGGAGGTCCACTTTCTCAAAGTCATGTTCAAACAGTAAATAACTTGAACTCTATGGTGATGCTGAATGATGTGAATTCCGGTGACAGTTCACCATTTGATATCAATGACTTCCCTCAACTGACCACTCATCCTAGTTCTGCTGGTGGGCCTCAAGGACAGTTGG GTTCTTTACGAAAACAGGGTATTGGAGTTAGTCCCATTGTCCAACAAAACCAAGAGTTTAGTATTCAAAAGGAAGACTTCCCAGCTTTACCAGGATTCAAAG ATTACAAGAACGAAAGCCTTATTTCACTAG GTGGTAATGCCGATTTTGCTATGGATATGTACCAGAAAGAACAACTTCATGATAACACCGTGTCAATGATGCAATCTCAGCATTTCTCT CAGATGGGGCGATCTTCTGGTTTCAGTTTGGGGGGATCATATCCATCACATCGCACACAGCAGCATACCCCTTCAGTCAGTAGTAACGGTGTCTCCTTTTCATCTGTAAACAGTCAAGACCTCCATTTGCATGGAACAGATATGTTTCCTTCTTCACATTCAACTTATCATTCCCAG ACCAGTGGACCTCCTGGCATTGGACTAAGGCCTTTAAATTCTCCAAATACGGGTATGGGTTCATATGACCAGCTTATTCAGCAGTATCAACAGCAGCAGAACCAGTCGCAATTCCGCCTTCAGCAAATGTCAGCTGCAAATCAGTCTCTTAGGGATCAGGGCATGAAGTCCATGCAAAGTGCGCAATCTAGTCCAGATCCATTTGGTGCCCTTGGCTTGTTCAGTGTAGTCCATATAAGTGATCCTGACCTGAAATATCTTGCTCATGGGATTGATCTGACAACGCTTGGGTTGAATTTGAATTCATCAGAAAATCTTTACAAGACTTTTCGATCACCATGGTCTGATGAACCGGCCAAGGGTGATCCAGAGTTCAGTGTGCTACAATGTTATTATGCTAAACAGCCGCCTGCTCTACAT CAAGGttattttttgaagttttcGGTGGAAACtttgttttacatattttacaG CATGCCCAAGGATGAAGCACAACTATATGCAGCAAATGAACT TTACAAACGAGGTTGGTTTTATCATAAAGAACACCGTTTTTGGTTTATAAGAGTTGCCAACATGGAGCCGCTTGTCAAAACAAATACATACGAGAGAGGATCTTACCATTGTTTTGATCCAAATACCTTTGAAACAGTCCGGAAG GATAATTTTGTTCTTCATTATGAATTGGTGGAAAAGCGACCGTCTTTACCTCAACGTTAA